The Thermus tengchongensis genome segment CTTGGGCGTCTGCCGGATCTGCGGGAACCTGGCGGAAGGGGAACTTTGCCCCATCTGCCAGGACGAAACCCGGGACCGGTCGGTGATCGCCGTGGTGGAAACGGTCTCCGACCTCTTCGCCCTGGAACGGAGCGGGGAGTTCCACGGGCTTTACCACGTGCTGGGTGGGGCCTTGAACCCTCTGGAAGGAGTGGGTCCAAGGGAGCTCAACCTGGAAAGCCTATGGGCCAGGCTTTCGGGGGTGGAGGAGGTAGTCCTGGCCACCTCCATGACCGTGGAGGGGGAGGCCACCGCCCTCTTCCTGGCGGAGGAGCTCAAGCGGCGGGGGATCAGGGCCAGCCGCCTGGCCTACGGCCTCCCCGTGGGGGGAAGCCTGGAGTACGTGGATGAGGTAACCTTGGGCCGGGCCCTGGAGGGTAGGAAACCCCTCTAGGCGACGGGGAAGGGGGTATGGGGGTAGAAGAGGAGCTTTTGCAACACCTCCTGGACCAGGTGGAAGGCGCCTTTGCCGCCGCCATCGGCACCCTGGACGGGCTCCTGGTGGAAGGGGCCAGGCGCAGGCGGGTGGACCTCGAGGCGGCCGTGGCGGAACACGCCGCCCTTTTGCGCCAGGCCAAGGCCGCCTACGCCGGAAGCCTGGGCACCCCCCGGGTGGACGAGCTTTTGGTGGGGGGCCACCCCGTGGTAGGCTATGTCCACGTGGTGCGCAGGCTAGAGCGACGACCCCAGGGACCCGTGCCTGAAGGCAAGGGACACGAGGAACTTTTCCTCCTTCTCCTCATGGCACCAGAAGCCAACCTGGGCCAGGCGCGTCTGCAGACAACCAAGGCCGTGGAAAAGCTAGCGGAGGTGGCGGGATGGCTTACCTAGAGAGCCTGGCCCCCTTTGGCGTCAAGCGGGCGGTGCTTACGGGCCTGGACGGTCTGGTCATCGAAGCCCTGGGCCGGGGCAACCCCTCGGCAGAGGTCCTGGCGGCGGAGCTGGCCTCCCTGGTGCGGCACATGACTCCCTTGGCGGAAGCCCTCTCCGGGGAGGTGCGCCGCTTCACCCTGGCCACGGAAAACCACGAGATCCTGGCCCTCAAGGTGGGGGAGTACGTCCTAGGAGCGGTCATCGAGCGGGGCATGGACCGCAAGGCCGTGGGCCAGGAGTTAACCCGCATCGCCCTTAAGGTGCAGAACCTCTGAAATAAGGAGGCATGGTGGAACAAGCCCTACAGGAACTCAAGGCCACCAAGGGGGTACGGGTGGCCGCCCTCCTCAGCGAGGACGGGTTCGTGGTGGAAGAGGCCCGGGAAGGGGATGCCCCGGAAGCCAGCCTTCTTTCTGCCCGGGCAGCCACGGTTCTGGGCACCGCCAAGGCCCTGGCTCAGACCCTGGGCCAGGAAGGAGTGGAGGAGGTCATGGTAGAGTACCCGGAGGGGGCCTTGCTTTTGGTGCCCCTTCCCGGCTATCACCTGCTCCTCCTTCTGGACAGCGTGAGAAGCCTGGGGCGGGTACGCCTAGCCTTGAAAAGGACCGTACCCAAGTTGGAGGAGGCGCTTAGATGAGCGAGCTGAAGTTGGATATCCAAATCGACAAGGACGTGGCCCTGGGGCGCTACACCAACCTGGCCCTCATCGCCCACACCAAAAACGAGTTCATCCTGGACTTCGCCCTCCTGCAGCCCCAGGGAGGGGCCATGGTGGTGAGCCGGGTGATCACGAGCCCCCAGCACGCCAAGGCCCTTCTTCGGAGCCTGGCGGAGAACATAGCCCGCTACGAGGAAACCTTCGGCCCCATTCCCGAGCCGGTGGCGGAAAGCCAGGCCTGAAGCTCTCCCGACCCAATACCCCACGCTGAATGGGTCAGCGTGGGGCTTTGGCTTGCCGCTGAGGCTACAGGTTTTCCCGCCACCAGTCCAGGTAAGCCTTGAGCCGAGCCACACGGCGGTCGGGCCGGCCGGAGCGGGAAAGCTCGTGGCCTT includes the following:
- a CDS encoding DUF3467 domain-containing protein; this translates as MSELKLDIQIDKDVALGRYTNLALIAHTKNEFILDFALLQPQGGAMVVSRVITSPQHAKALLRSLAENIARYEETFGPIPEPVAESQA
- the recR gene encoding recombination mediator RecR produces the protein MRYPESLLKLARALSRLPGIGPKTAQKLSLHLAFHREEVEELERALTGLKALGVCRICGNLAEGELCPICQDETRDRSVIAVVETVSDLFALERSGEFHGLYHVLGGALNPLEGVGPRELNLESLWARLSGVEEVVLATSMTVEGEATALFLAEELKRRGIRASRLAYGLPVGGSLEYVDEVTLGRALEGRKPL
- a CDS encoding roadblock/LC7 domain-containing protein; amino-acid sequence: MVEQALQELKATKGVRVAALLSEDGFVVEEAREGDAPEASLLSARAATVLGTAKALAQTLGQEGVEEVMVEYPEGALLLVPLPGYHLLLLLDSVRSLGRVRLALKRTVPKLEEALR
- a CDS encoding roadblock/LC7 domain-containing protein is translated as MAYLESLAPFGVKRAVLTGLDGLVIEALGRGNPSAEVLAAELASLVRHMTPLAEALSGEVRRFTLATENHEILALKVGEYVLGAVIERGMDRKAVGQELTRIALKVQNL
- a CDS encoding roadblock/LC7 domain-containing protein, producing the protein MGVEEELLQHLLDQVEGAFAAAIGTLDGLLVEGARRRRVDLEAAVAEHAALLRQAKAAYAGSLGTPRVDELLVGGHPVVGYVHVVRRLERRPQGPVPEGKGHEELFLLLLMAPEANLGQARLQTTKAVEKLAEVAGWLT